CGGCCCGGCCATTCTGCCTAAGGAAGTGCTTCAAACCGTTCAGGTAGAACTGCTGGATTACCGCGGGACCGGTATGTCGGTGCTGGAGATTTCTCACCGGTCGGCCGAGTACGAAGAGATCAACAATCAGGCCATGGCCCTGATCCGCGAGATCATGGGACTTGGCGACAATTACAAAGTGCTGTTTGTCGGCGGTGGCGCCTCCACCCAGTTTGCGCTAATACCGCTCAATTTCCTCCCCAAGGGGCAGACGGCTGCCTATGTCGATACGGGTGAGTGGGCCAACAAAGCCATGAAAGAGGCGAAGATCGTTGGGCAGGTGCACCTGGCCGCCTCGACTAAGGAAGAAAAGTACAAGCGGATACCCAAACTCAACGAAATCAGATTCCCTTCTGATGCTGCTTATCTGCACATTACGTCGAACAACACGATCTACGGTTCACAGTGGCACTGGTGGCCAGAAACCGGCACTGTGCCCCTAGTGTGCGATATGTCGTCCGATATTCTCTCCCGACAGCTTGATTTCAAGAAATTCGCGCTGATCTATGCCGGTGCCCAGAAGAACCTCGGACCGGCCGGAGCGACGGTTGTGATTATCCGCGATGATCTGCTGGCCAAAGCCCAGACTGGCTTGAACACCATGTTCCAGTACAAGACCCACGCTGACAAGCTCTCATTGTACAACACACCGCCGGTCTTTGCAGTCTATGTCGTGAAGCTGGTGCTTGAATGGATAAAGAAACAGGGTGGTTTGAAGGCGGTAGAGCGTGTTAACATGGCCAAGAAAGAGCGCATCTATCAGATTATGGATTTGTACCCGGACTATTACCGCGGGACGGTTGACCATGACAGTCGAAGCTGGATGAACCTGACTCTTCGCATGCCGTCCGAAGACCTCGAGAAGAAGTTCCTCAGCGAGGCCAAGGGGGCCGGGTTCGTGGGTCTGAAAGGGCACCGCGATGTCGGGGGAGTGCGTGTGTCACTCTACAACGCCCTTCCGCTTGAAGGGGCCGAACAGCTTGCGGCCTTCATGGACGCCTTCAGGAAAGCCAACTGAGTTCCGGCGATCTTCGCCATCTACACGCTGCCGGGTATCCGCCCGGCAGTTTTTTTTGGCCCAGAGGGTTGCTCACGGGGGGAGTGACTCGTAGATTCATTCAAAGCAACGGCTGCACTGTAGAATGGACTCGCTCAGGCTACATAGGCCCCGCATCTTCCTCGCACTCCTGGTCCTGACAATCATCGGTCTCGCCGGCTGCACCTATGTCTGGCGGAGGGAGTATCGCCTCCCGGGATCGGAAGCAGGTGTGTCAGCCGCCGGATGGAGTATCACCCCCAGGATCATCGCCCGAAATACGTATGACACGTGGCAAGCGCCGGTTGAAGCTCCCAGCGAATTCGCAATTACGTTTCGGGCGGCGATGCCCCGCCCAGCCAGGGGCGATTCCCTACAGGCTATAACCGACCTTCGCATCGACAGCGCCTACGTGACGTTCCGGCTGACCGGAGCGCAGTTGACCTGGCGTTTCAACGAGGCTGCCTGGGTCTCGTATCCTGCAATATCACCCGACACACTTGTCAAGACGTTTCGCGTCGTGCAGAACTTCGGCGAACTGGATTGGCAGACTATTCCGTCGGGAGGCGACACTCTCCAGATCACGCTGTTCACGACCACCCATACCGGGGTGCTGATGTCTATGGCACGTACGTCTAATGCAACCGTGGCGATTGACACCGCTCTTTGGAGGCCGCGGGACGAACCGCCGGTGAACCCTCCACCCGTGACGCTCTGGCTGGAGCGGCGCGACTTTCTTATGGCGGTTCCTGGATTCCGGGTGGGGAGTTAGGCTCCATTCTCCCCGTTTCGGGGAGAGCAGTCGATTCATCAGATTCCGTCATGTGGCCGCCGAACAGGCCTCAGGCGCGACGTGGGCACCAACCGACTGTCACACCCTGTATTTGCTTGACAAGCACAGGGAAATCGGGTTTTATGGCGGATTGGAATTCGGCTTAACCCACTCCAGAAGGAGTCTGTTTGCGCGCTGAAGATAAGACAGCGATAGAATATCGAGACCTGTTTGAGAAAGCCTTTGGCTTCCACGAGCCTGATAAGGTCAAGGCCCTTGGAATTTACCCCTATTTTCACCCCATTCAATCGGCGCCCGGCGATGAAGTGATCGTCGATGGTCACCCCTGTGTGATGGTCGGGTCCAATAACTATCTGGGCCTGGTGAATCATCCGAGGGTGAAGGAAGCTGCCGCAAAGGCTGCCATTGAGTTCGGCTCCGGTTGTACCGGCTCGCGATTTCTCAACGGCACTCTCGATCTGCATCTGGAGCTTGAGCGCCGGCTGGCCAAATTCGTCCACAAGGAACGCGCGCTTGTCTTCTCGACCGGCTTCCAGACCAATCTGGGAACCATATCTTGCCTGGTCGGCAAAAACGATGCTGTCGTTATCGACCGCCAGGTGCACGCCTGCATTGTTGATGGCTGTCGCCTCTCCTACGGCAAGACATACAAGTTTGCGCACAATGACATGAACGACCTGGACCGGGTGCTGGCCAATGTCCGAAACATCAACAGCCGGGGCGGCATACTCATAGTGGTCGACGGCGTCTTTTCGATGGAGGGGGACATTATCAATCTGCCGGATCTGGTGACCACCGCCGAGCGATATGGCGCTCGAGTTATGGTTGATGATGCCCACGCTATCGGCGTGCTCGGTCCGACCGGCGCCGGAACCGCCGAGCATTTCGGAGTCACCGACAGAGTCGATCTTATCATGGGGACCTTCTCAAAATCGTTCGCTTCGCTAGGCGGGTTCGTGGCCGGCGACGCCAAAGTTATTGATTACATCCAGCATACCGCCCGCTCGCTTATTTTCTCCGCCTCCATTACGCCGTCCTCGGCGGCGGCGGTGTTGACGGCGCTCGATATCATCGAAGCGGAGCCTGAACGCCGCGAGCATCTCTGGCGCAACGCCCGACGGATG
This genomic window from Candidatus Zixiibacteriota bacterium contains:
- a CDS encoding aminotransferase class I/II-fold pyridoxal phosphate-dependent enzyme, with translation MRAEDKTAIEYRDLFEKAFGFHEPDKVKALGIYPYFHPIQSAPGDEVIVDGHPCVMVGSNNYLGLVNHPRVKEAAAKAAIEFGSGCTGSRFLNGTLDLHLELERRLAKFVHKERALVFSTGFQTNLGTISCLVGKNDAVVIDRQVHACIVDGCRLSYGKTYKFAHNDMNDLDRVLANVRNINSRGGILIVVDGVFSMEGDIINLPDLVTTAERYGARVMVDDAHAIGVLGPTGAGTAEHFGVTDRVDLIMGTFSKSFASLGGFVAGDAKVIDYIQHTARSLIFSASITPSSAAAVLTALDIIEAEPERREHLWRNARRMQREFRELGFNIGHTASPIVPIVVGEDLDTFAFWKDVFDEGVFTNPVISPAVPPGQAMIRTSYTATHTDAHLDRVVEVIAAVGQRRGLIP
- the serC gene encoding 3-phosphoserine/phosphohydroxythreonine transaminase, which encodes MAKKVYNFNPGPAILPKEVLQTVQVELLDYRGTGMSVLEISHRSAEYEEINNQAMALIREIMGLGDNYKVLFVGGGASTQFALIPLNFLPKGQTAAYVDTGEWANKAMKEAKIVGQVHLAASTKEEKYKRIPKLNEIRFPSDAAYLHITSNNTIYGSQWHWWPETGTVPLVCDMSSDILSRQLDFKKFALIYAGAQKNLGPAGATVVIIRDDLLAKAQTGLNTMFQYKTHADKLSLYNTPPVFAVYVVKLVLEWIKKQGGLKAVERVNMAKKERIYQIMDLYPDYYRGTVDHDSRSWMNLTLRMPSEDLEKKFLSEAKGAGFVGLKGHRDVGGVRVSLYNALPLEGAEQLAAFMDAFRKAN